The Trichoderma asperellum chromosome 6, complete sequence region GGCGTCGGCCTCGGACTGATCTCTAGTAATATGGCAATCTGGCAGTCGGAGACAGCACCAGCAAAGGTCCGTGGCACTTTGGTCGCATGCTCTCTGAGCTTCCTCATTGtcggccagcttcttgccaaTTTAGTAGACTATGGCATGAACAGCTACTCTGGCCCTGTCACATGGCGTTTCCCAATTGCCTTTCAGTCGACACTCGCACTTCTAATGAGtgctcttttatttttcatgcCTGAATGTAAGTTTGACCATTTTTGCGACAGTCAACCTATATTATATCGACGAATAAACTAACAATACAATGCGTAGCTCCTCGATATCTCATCCTGAAGGATCGTATTGAAGACACTGTGACAGTTCTGCAGGCGCTCAAAGACACGGCAGACAGAGAGTCCGTAGCTGCTGAAATTACGGAGATAAAAGAGGCGCTGTTGCTGGAATTAAACTCTCAAAAAAGCTGGACAGATCTATTCAGGGCTGATAAGGTCAAATCGTGCCGTCGTGTCCTAATTGCTTGCGCAGTCAACCTGATGCAAGATCTGAGTGGCAGTACACCAATAGCTTATTACACCACTTTTATGTAAGTTTGGTCTGGGGTATTAGACATTTTGAGCGGTATTAACTGGAATCTGATGCCTCTAGCTTTCAAAATTCCGTTGGATTCTCTCGGCATTTGTCCCTGCTCATGTCTATTTTCTTACAACTATGGTTCCTTTTGGCGTCTACGCTAACCTGGTGGTTGATTGAACGCGTTGGGCGTCGGAGACTGTTTATGCTCTCTGCCTGTTGCATGGGAATGGTTATGGTAATTGTTGCCGCAATGCTTGCTGTCAACACGCGTACTTCTGGAATCGTCGCCGTGGTCATGATATTTGCATACCAAGCCTTTTTTACCTGGGGATTCATGGGCGGCGTCTGGGTAAGTCATCTTGGGATTCCATAAACGTTTTTCAATCCTTCAAACAGTGTACTGATATTTATGGTATAGGTTTATGGGCCGGAAATATTGCCACTTGAATATCGATCTAAAGGGATGGGCCTTGCAACGGCAACCCTATGGTTATTCTCTTTCGTGATGGTGGAAATTGTCCCATCGAGTATCGCTAACATTGGATGGAAAACGTACATTATTTTCGCCGTTttcaacttttcttttatccCCATCATCTATTTATTCTTCCCGGAAACGAAAGGGCTTAGCCTGGAGCTGGTGGATCTTGCGTTTATGGACGATACAACCACTCCAGTCAAGCGCGCTAAAGAATTGCACAAGATGATTGCATCTGGAGAGGAATTGACACTAAGAACTGAAGTTGGGGGGAAAGATATTGACATTATACAGATAGAAGGAAAGTCTGATTAAATGGCGAATGCAAGCCTTACTTGCTAAACCTATATCACAAATGATACCTAATGGGTTGCtaccaaaaaaagatgatTTGCTGGGGGCACCATTGGGTCGTCTAG contains the following coding sequences:
- a CDS encoding uncharacterized protein (EggNog:ENOG41~TransMembrane:12 (i12-31o51-71i83-102o108-127i139-156o176-193i261-287o299-320i327-349o355-381i393-412o424-442i)), giving the protein MVFLGLRGKKLLAGITISSGLGFILFGYDNGVIGGLLTAPDFESTFNLDSTLQGVVTSLFELGCFFGSLLTAAAGGRFGRRTLAHFGTLAITIGSLLQASSFSVGQLMVGRIVAGVGLGLISSNMAIWQSETAPAKVRGTLVACSLSFLIVGQLLANLVDYGMNSYSGPVTWRFPIAFQSTLALLMSALLFFMPESPRYLILKDRIEDTVTVLQALKDTADRESVAAEITEIKEALLLELNSQKSWTDLFRADKVKSCRRVLIACAVNLMQDLSGSTPIAYYTTFIFQNSVGFSRHLSLLMSIFLQLWFLLASTLTWWLIERVGRRRLFMLSACCMGMVMVIVAAMLAVNTRTSGIVAVVMIFAYQAFFTWGFMGGVWVYGPEILPLEYRSKGMGLATATLWLFSFVMVEIVPSSIANIGWKTYIIFAVFNFSFIPIIYLFFPETKGLSLELVDLAFMDDTTTPVKRAKELHKMIASGEELTLRTEVGGKDIDIIQIEGKSD